From Penaeus monodon isolate SGIC_2016 chromosome 6, NSTDA_Pmon_1, whole genome shotgun sequence, the proteins below share one genomic window:
- the LOC119574596 gene encoding insulin receptor substrate 2-like isoform X25: MKAIKAVSTLSPKCCVVSWWKLLTKMSQNKVRSSGSLANSDDIVKAGYLKKLKDSGVGLAQEAMRILEPWVCIVCSLGLFIRLTMKKKYFVLRRETGPDSPARLEYYDSEKKFKAGAQPKKPIILRTCFSINRKKDPKHSHVIALYTNHDSVSMAAESEAELNDWLGFLHHHMHQAVAGSDGQSRKLYGFQTEHVWMVEILPRSLGSSKGITGEYHICLTYKSIALVRVGESQKKIEFPLNSIRRCGHTGSFFFLGLGRSAVTGAGDIWMLTEDAVIAENMHGIIRRAMHAPCNNMSEDPVSRERTQSMSNQRSFDSSGQCLTRGRCGSMPSRSRTSSEGSMQTGPNKLPPNCSHQMDGPHPGSLCLHPITRPKSIPSSSESMESTASVEDFDGLHSHTPETAVDNSNGEEDYMPMEAGLESNMSQHRDHPQPPFSLPIGSTRSYVHSLSKGLISPVSGSSTEGPCLSSPQDQYLEMLSPLERTQEGLFGSVSERSAYLCMDRTPNQPSGSSGPENSGYLSMAPLNSPGSSLPAWQSHPSSQVPGGHGDATTTSSDTYARDRSRSYLDMTPTPAVPTPIPCSPSDGDSFPEMSPGSSCSFTSGTPSSDHRFHDFIAEKSGNGSYCGYSEDDDSSLDRPHRTNSVGSKPEQFRSRKNSAPILGTSPISNSWSGTPGTFFRGFLQARNQERNNDLMEFDFTKNKSCDSISAEKEKKSSSIESIKRTFTGQRHRSNSKSSGNGKSSVFDSMKRDKKKSESELSAKGMEIPEGKSPFELDFTPSPRGGGSDVCDGYLPMNLRPAVSSGQSSANSEYLEMNSKDFFRGHGLNDPYLDMSKSSDRLVSSLSTSGPNDGYVDMSQGKGLGTLPLTPVSSSSTTSNSSSSIGARVRKISSTFNPLSSQDFSSQQDEYMPIDLRGSFESSHSLDGEKSKKKKSSKRKSFKDSTKRKKSDPIAVMGKGSDGENAQESSKKGTSPLSSLSTFLGRKNSSGTPPKTPLSPTGSPLPKSSRGTPSPFSSLTRKKNESKDSSKDGAAKESSGVSSSVSSGIGTSCIRESSREAEESAISGDSSSVTSSSQTVPNSGDQQNKQTTNNSGGSKRTSGIFETLSQADTKLEEKQKNTGLESGNTDISINSQQQHSNINSNDMGAYVNLSLGSSDKNLNVENKQRKVSTGSVSSDYMNVSPMSVCKTPEAPSDPQQPREYVNMCPGGRPEPHSTSLIPPQPAPMPGTVSPKRKTSLTSKGESSEKSSPSLGYGGSRDQNRRDSKRLSGSNYGEENDGGSGESGYLLMTPGQTPPKPVSPRTVTRRPDIPSALLGGRPDASLTATLERLNLGSSGGSATSERCRSHSGPGAPESSAVGGEVRVKKQLSEPRAGSGSQGSSGRAASACSSPVSYSPPTSPTLRGSVSSMSSLSEGGLSSASSTCTVVNVGVGRRESGLGGSGRAQETPVDSASHASVSSSSSSQQSTSTASSGCSIGDSGLNYVSLDLAPARCEGVMPSPLAARRSTSGAGVPHTVCLQEPAVGEEDEPLSYAQIDFTKSEGLRTTSLTRDKRH; this comes from the exons acgatgaagaagaagtacTTTGTGCTGCGGCGCGAGACGGGGCCCGACAGCCCCGCCCGCCTCGAGTACTATGATTCGGAGAAGAAATTCAAGGCGGGAGCCCAGCCCAAGAA ACCCATCATCCTGCGCACGTGCTTTAGCATCAACCGCAAGAAGGACCCGAAGCACAGCCACGTGATCGCCCTCTACACCAACCACGACTCGGTGAGCATGGCCGCCGAGTCCGAGGCCGAACTGAACGACTGGCTGGGATTCCTGCACCACCACATGCACCAGGCCGTGGCGGGCAGCGACGGCCAGTCCAGGAAGCTCTATG GCTTCCAAACAGAGCACGTGTGGATGGTGGAGATCTTGCCCAGAAGCCTTGGCAGCAGTAAAGGGATCACGGGGGAGTATCACATCTGTCTGACTTACAAGTCAATTGCTCTCGTGCGGGTAGGAGAAAGTCAGAAGAAAATTGAGTTCCCG TTAAACAGCATCCGGCGTTGTGGCCACACAGGCTCTTTCTTCTTCCTGGGACTGGGGAGGTCAGCGGTCACTGGCGCAGGAGATATATGGATGCTAACGGAAGATGCTGTCATTGCTGAAAATATGCATGGTATTATTCGCAG aGCAATGCATGCTCCTTGTAACAACATGAGTGAAGACCCAGTGTCCCGGGAACGAACCCAGTCAATGTCAAATCAACGTTCATTTGACA GTAGTGGGCAGTGCCTGACGCGTGGACGATGTGGCAGCATGCCCTCCCGGAGTCGCACAAGTAGTGAAGGATCTATGCAGACTGGGCCTAACAAGCTTCCACCAAACTGCAGTCATCAAATGGACGGCCCACACCCGGGATCTCTGTGTCTTCACCCCATCACTCGGCCTAAATCAAT TCCCAGCTCAAGTGAGTCCATGGAGTCAACTGCATCTGTAGAGGACTTTGATGGCCTGCATTCTCACACTCCGGAAACTGCTGTAGATAACTCCa ATGGTGAGGAGGATTATATGCCAATGGAGGCTGGCTTGGAGAGCAACATGAGCCAGCATCGGGACCATCCACagccacccttctccctccccattggCAGCACGCGGAGTTATGTTCATTCCTTAAGCAAAG GTCTCATCTCTCCTGTAAGTGGTAGCAGCACGGAAGGTCCATGCCTCTCATCTCCTCAAGATCAGTACTTGGAGATGTTAAGCCCCCTAGAGCGTACACAAGAAGGCCTATTTGGCTCAGTGTCAGAAAGGTCAGCATATCTGTGCATGGACCGTACCCCCAATCAGCCTTCAGGAAGTTCAGGTCCCGAAAACTCTGGGTACTTGTCCATGGCGCCGCTCAATTCCCCTGGATCATCCCTCCCGGCCTGGCAATCACACCCTTCTAGTCAG GTGCCTGGAGGACATGGAGACGCCACGACCACCTCTAGTGACACTTACGCTCGAGACCGCTCCCGCAGCTACCTCGACATGACTCCTACACCTGCTGTTCCTACACCCATCCCATGTAGCCCATCTGATG GTGACTCTTTCCCTGAGATGTCCCCCGGAAGCAGCTGTTCCTTCACCTCAGGAACTCCCTCCTCTGACCATCGCTTTCATGATTTCATAGCTGAAAAGAGTGGAAATGGGTCCTACTGTGGTTATTCGGAAGATGATGACTCCTCTCTTGACAGACCTCACAGAACCAATTCTGTTGGTTCTAAACCTGAACAATTCCGAAGTCGTAAAAATAG CGCGCCAATTCTGGGGACGTCGCCCATCTCCAACTCATGGTCAGGGACTCCTGGGACGTTTTTCCGGGGCTTCCTCCAAGCACGGAACCAGGAGCGGAACAACGACCTGATGGAGTTTGACTTCACCAAGAACAAGAGCTGCGATAGTATATCtgctgagaaggagaagaagagcagCAGCATAGAGAGCATTAAGAGAACCTTCACAGGACAGAGACATCGTTCCAATTCCAAGTCCTCAGGGAATGGCAAATCTTCAGTTTTTGATTCtatgaaaagagacaaaaagaaatcaGAAAGTGAGTTGTCTGCCAAGGGTATGGAGATCCCGGAGGGAAAGAGTCCTTTTGAGCTTGATTTCACACCAAGTCCTCGTGGAGGTGGTTCAGATGTTTGTGATGGGTACTTGCCTATGAATTTGAGGCCTGCGGTCTCCAGTGGTCAGTCCTCGGCAAACTCTGAATACCTTGAGATGAACAGCAAAGATTTCTTTAGGGGACATGGTTTAAATGACCCATACTTAGATATGTCTAAAAGCAGTGACAGATTAGTTTCCTCACTGAGTACCTCAGGGCCAAACGATGGTTATGTGGACATGAGTCAAGGCAAAGGTCTGGGGACGCTTCCTCTCACACCTGTATCCTCGTCCTCCACAACTTCCAACAGCTCATCTTCCATTGGTGCTAGAGTCAGAAAGATTTCGTCCACATTTAATCCATTGTCTTCCCAAGACTTTTCTTCACAGCAGGACGAGTACATGCCCATTGACCTCCGTGGCAGTTttgaatcttcccattctcttgatggagagaagagtaagaaaaagaaaagcagtaAGAGAAAGTCGTTTAAGGACAGCACCAAACGCAAGAAATCAGACCCAATAGCAGTAATGGGAAAGGGAAGTGATGGGGAGAATGCCCAGGAAAGTAGCAAAAAAGGAACAAgtcccttatcctctctctcaacCTTCCTAGGTCGGAAGAATTCCTCAGGCACCCCTCCTAAGACCCCGCTTTCACCTACTGGTAGTCCACTTCCTAAGTCCAGTCGAGGAACGCCTAGTCCATTTTCGAGTCTAACACgcaagaaaaatgaaagtaagGATAGTAGTAAAGATGGAGCAGCAAAGGAAAGTTCTGGGGTCTCATCAAGTGTAAGCTCAGGCATCGGCACAAGTTGCATTAGAGAATCGAgtagagaagcagaggagagtgCCATATCAGGTGATAGCTCAAGCGTCACCTCATCCTCACAGACAGTTCCTAATAGTGGTGAccagcaaaataaacaaacaactaaCAACAGCGGGGGTAGCAAGAGAACTTCAGGGATATTTGAAACGTTATCTCAGGCAGACACTAAGCTggaggaaaagcagaaaaataCAGGCTTAGAGTCGGGTAACACTGATATTTCTATCAACAGTCAGCAGCAACATtcaaatattaatagcaatgatatggGGGCATATGTAAACTTATCACTTGGCAGCTCAGATAAGAATTTAAATGTAGAGAATAAACAACGAAAAGTATCCACAGGCTCAGTATCATCAGACTACATGAATGTATCTCCAATGTCAGTATGTAAGACACCTGAGGCTCCATCTGACCCTCAGCAACCGCGTGAGTATGTGAACATGTGCCCAGGAGGTCGCCCAGAGCCACACAGCACCTCTCTGATTCCACCACAGCCTGCACCTATGCCAGGCACGGTTTCCCCTAAGAGGAAAACCAGTCTTACATCGAAGGGTGAATCTAGTGAAAAAAGTAGTCCCAGTTTAGGATATGGGGGTTCTAGAGATCAGAATCGTCGTGACAGTAAGCGGTTAAGCGGCAGTAATTATGGAGAAGAGAACGATGGTGGTAGTGGGGAAAGTGGGTATTTGTTAATGACCCCTGGACAAACCCCGCCGAAACCTGTTTCTCCTCGCACAGTAACTCGTCGACCAGACATTCCCTCAGCTCTCCTTGGTGGCCGTCCTGATGCCAGCCTCACTGCCACCTTGGAGCGGCTAAACTTAGGCAGCTCTGGAGGTAGTGCCACGAGTGAAAGATGTCGGAGTCACAGTGGCCCAGGTGCCCCTGAGAGTTCTGCAGTAGGTGGCGAGGTGCGGGTAAAAAAACAATTGTCAGAACCAAGAGCTGGGTCAGGGAGCCAAGGGAGTAGTGGTCGGGCAGCATCAGCATGCTCATCACCTGTGTCATATTCACCGCCCACATCTCCGACCCTAAGAGGTTCTGTATCATCTATGTCATCGTTAAGTGAAGGTGGTCTTTCTTCAGCATCTTCCACCTGCACTGTGGTTAATGTGGGTGTTGGACGGCGGGAGAGTGGGCTTGGGGGGTCAGGCCGGGCCCAGGAGACGCCGGTTGATTCTGCATCCCACGCTagtgtctcctcttcctcttccagtcAGCAGTCGACTTCAACAGCTAGCAGTGGCTGCAGCATTGGAGACAGTGGACTAAATTATGTCTCGTTGGATTTAGCTCCAGCTCGTTGTGAGGGCGTGATGCCTTCACCGCTAGCTGCCCGCCGGTCTACAAGTGGGGCTGGAGTTCCTCATACTGTGTGTCTCCAAGAACCTGCGGTTGGGGAGGAAGACGAACCCCTCAGTTATGCTCAAATAGACTTCACCAAGAGTGAGGGTTTGCGTACTACCTCCCTTACCCGCGACAAACGACACTAA
- the LOC119574596 gene encoding serine-rich adhesin for platelets-like isoform X9 — MKAIKAVSTLSPKCCVVSWWKLLTKMSQNKVRSSGSLANSDDIVKAGYLKKLKDSGVGLAQEAMRILEPWVCIVCSLGLFIRLTMKKKYFVLRRETGPDSPARLEYYDSEKKFKAGAQPKKPIILRTCFSINRKKDPKHSHVIALYTNHDSVSMAAESEAELNDWLGFLHHHMHQAVAGSDGQSRKLYGFQTEHVWMVEILPRSLGSSKGITGEYHICLTYKSIALVRVGESQKKIEFPLNSIRRCGHTGSFFFLGLGRSAVTGAGDIWMLTEDAVIAENMHGIIRRAMHAPCNNMSEDPVSRERTQSMSNQRSFDSKEDIFCSGQCLTRGRCGSMPSRSRTSSEGSMQTGPNKLPPNCSHQMDGPHPGSLCLHPITRPKSMYSSSLSSSCSPPCASALFSPSSSESMESTASVEDFDGLHSHTPETAVDNSNGEEDYMPMEAGLESNMSQHRDHPQPPFSLPIGSTRSYVHSLSKGLISPVSGSSTEGPCLSSPQDQYLEMLSPLERTQEGLFGSVSERSAYLCMDRTPNQPSGSSGPENSGYLSMAPLNSPGSSLPAWQSHPSSQVSSPPHSANHSRIPSLVDENTDSYLSKVPGGHGDATTTSSDTYARDRSRSYLDMTPTPAVPTPIPCSPSDGMVQHRGGGDSFPEMSPGSSCSFTSGTPSSDHRFHDFIAEKSGNGSYCGYSEDDDSSLDRPHRTNSVGSKPEQFRSRKNSAPILGTSPISNSWSGTPGTFFRGFLQARNQERNNDLMEFDFTKNKSCDSISAEKEKKSSSIESIKRTFTGQRHRSNSKSSGNGKSSVFDSMKRDKKKSESELSAKGMEIPEGKSPFELDFTPSPRGGGSDVCDGYLPMNLRPAVSSGQSSANSEYLEMNSKDFFRGHGLNDPYLDMSKSSDRLVSSLSTSGPNDGYVDMSQGKGLGTLPLTPVSSSSTTSNSSSSIGARVRKISSTFNPLSSQDFSSQQDEYMPIDLRGSFESSHSLDGEKSKKKKSSKRKSFKDSTKRKKSDPIAVMGKGSDGENAQESSKKGTSPLSSLSTFLGRKNSSGTPPKTPLSPTGSPLPKSSRGTPSPFSSLTRKKNESKDSSKDGAAKESSGVSSSVSSGIGTSCIRESSREAEESAISGDSSSVTSSSQTVPNSGDQQNKQTTNNSGGSKRTSGIFETLSQADTKLEEKQKNTGLESGNTDISINSQQQHSNINSNDMGAYVNLSLGSSDKNLNVENKQRKVSTGSVSSDYMNVSPMSVCKTPEAPSDPQQPREYVNMCPGGRPEPHSTSLIPPQPAPMPGTVSPKRKTSLTSKGESSEKSSPSLGYGGSRDQNRRDSKRLSGSNYGEENDGGSGESGYLLMTPGQTPPKPVSPRTVTRRPDIPSALLGGRPDASLTATLERLNLGSSGGSATSERCRSHSGPGAPESSAVGGEVRVKKQLSEPRAGSGSQGSSGRAASACSSPVSYSPPTSPTLRGSVSSMSSLSEGGLSSASSTCTVVNVGVGRRESGLGGSGRAQETPVDSASHASVSSSSSSQQSTSTASSGCSIGDSGLNYVSLDLAPARCEGVMPSPLAARRSTSGAGVPHTVCLQEPAVGEEDEPLSYAQIDFTKSEGLRTTSLTRDKRH, encoded by the exons acgatgaagaagaagtacTTTGTGCTGCGGCGCGAGACGGGGCCCGACAGCCCCGCCCGCCTCGAGTACTATGATTCGGAGAAGAAATTCAAGGCGGGAGCCCAGCCCAAGAA ACCCATCATCCTGCGCACGTGCTTTAGCATCAACCGCAAGAAGGACCCGAAGCACAGCCACGTGATCGCCCTCTACACCAACCACGACTCGGTGAGCATGGCCGCCGAGTCCGAGGCCGAACTGAACGACTGGCTGGGATTCCTGCACCACCACATGCACCAGGCCGTGGCGGGCAGCGACGGCCAGTCCAGGAAGCTCTATG GCTTCCAAACAGAGCACGTGTGGATGGTGGAGATCTTGCCCAGAAGCCTTGGCAGCAGTAAAGGGATCACGGGGGAGTATCACATCTGTCTGACTTACAAGTCAATTGCTCTCGTGCGGGTAGGAGAAAGTCAGAAGAAAATTGAGTTCCCG TTAAACAGCATCCGGCGTTGTGGCCACACAGGCTCTTTCTTCTTCCTGGGACTGGGGAGGTCAGCGGTCACTGGCGCAGGAGATATATGGATGCTAACGGAAGATGCTGTCATTGCTGAAAATATGCATGGTATTATTCGCAG aGCAATGCATGCTCCTTGTAACAACATGAGTGAAGACCCAGTGTCCCGGGAACGAACCCAGTCAATGTCAAATCAACGTTCATTTGACAGTAAGGAagacatatttt GTAGTGGGCAGTGCCTGACGCGTGGACGATGTGGCAGCATGCCCTCCCGGAGTCGCACAAGTAGTGAAGGATCTATGCAGACTGGGCCTAACAAGCTTCCACCAAACTGCAGTCATCAAATGGACGGCCCACACCCGGGATCTCTGTGTCTTCACCCCATCACTCGGCCTAAATCAATgtactcctcatctctctcctcgtcatgCTCTCCGCCTTGTGCTTCTGCTTTGTTCAG TCCCAGCTCAAGTGAGTCCATGGAGTCAACTGCATCTGTAGAGGACTTTGATGGCCTGCATTCTCACACTCCGGAAACTGCTGTAGATAACTCCa ATGGTGAGGAGGATTATATGCCAATGGAGGCTGGCTTGGAGAGCAACATGAGCCAGCATCGGGACCATCCACagccacccttctccctccccattggCAGCACGCGGAGTTATGTTCATTCCTTAAGCAAAG GTCTCATCTCTCCTGTAAGTGGTAGCAGCACGGAAGGTCCATGCCTCTCATCTCCTCAAGATCAGTACTTGGAGATGTTAAGCCCCCTAGAGCGTACACAAGAAGGCCTATTTGGCTCAGTGTCAGAAAGGTCAGCATATCTGTGCATGGACCGTACCCCCAATCAGCCTTCAGGAAGTTCAGGTCCCGAAAACTCTGGGTACTTGTCCATGGCGCCGCTCAATTCCCCTGGATCATCCCTCCCGGCCTGGCAATCACACCCTTCTAGTCAG GTATCATCACCACCCCATTCTGCCAACCATTCTCGCATCCCCAGTCTAGTGGATGAAAATACTGATAGTTACCTCTCTAAGGTGCCTGGAGGACATGGAGACGCCACGACCACCTCTAGTGACACTTACGCTCGAGACCGCTCCCGCAGCTACCTCGACATGACTCCTACACCTGCTGTTCCTACACCCATCCCATGTAGCCCATCTGATGGTATGGTTCAACACAGAGGAGGAG GTGACTCTTTCCCTGAGATGTCCCCCGGAAGCAGCTGTTCCTTCACCTCAGGAACTCCCTCCTCTGACCATCGCTTTCATGATTTCATAGCTGAAAAGAGTGGAAATGGGTCCTACTGTGGTTATTCGGAAGATGATGACTCCTCTCTTGACAGACCTCACAGAACCAATTCTGTTGGTTCTAAACCTGAACAATTCCGAAGTCGTAAAAATAG CGCGCCAATTCTGGGGACGTCGCCCATCTCCAACTCATGGTCAGGGACTCCTGGGACGTTTTTCCGGGGCTTCCTCCAAGCACGGAACCAGGAGCGGAACAACGACCTGATGGAGTTTGACTTCACCAAGAACAAGAGCTGCGATAGTATATCtgctgagaaggagaagaagagcagCAGCATAGAGAGCATTAAGAGAACCTTCACAGGACAGAGACATCGTTCCAATTCCAAGTCCTCAGGGAATGGCAAATCTTCAGTTTTTGATTCtatgaaaagagacaaaaagaaatcaGAAAGTGAGTTGTCTGCCAAGGGTATGGAGATCCCGGAGGGAAAGAGTCCTTTTGAGCTTGATTTCACACCAAGTCCTCGTGGAGGTGGTTCAGATGTTTGTGATGGGTACTTGCCTATGAATTTGAGGCCTGCGGTCTCCAGTGGTCAGTCCTCGGCAAACTCTGAATACCTTGAGATGAACAGCAAAGATTTCTTTAGGGGACATGGTTTAAATGACCCATACTTAGATATGTCTAAAAGCAGTGACAGATTAGTTTCCTCACTGAGTACCTCAGGGCCAAACGATGGTTATGTGGACATGAGTCAAGGCAAAGGTCTGGGGACGCTTCCTCTCACACCTGTATCCTCGTCCTCCACAACTTCCAACAGCTCATCTTCCATTGGTGCTAGAGTCAGAAAGATTTCGTCCACATTTAATCCATTGTCTTCCCAAGACTTTTCTTCACAGCAGGACGAGTACATGCCCATTGACCTCCGTGGCAGTTttgaatcttcccattctcttgatggagagaagagtaagaaaaagaaaagcagtaAGAGAAAGTCGTTTAAGGACAGCACCAAACGCAAGAAATCAGACCCAATAGCAGTAATGGGAAAGGGAAGTGATGGGGAGAATGCCCAGGAAAGTAGCAAAAAAGGAACAAgtcccttatcctctctctcaacCTTCCTAGGTCGGAAGAATTCCTCAGGCACCCCTCCTAAGACCCCGCTTTCACCTACTGGTAGTCCACTTCCTAAGTCCAGTCGAGGAACGCCTAGTCCATTTTCGAGTCTAACACgcaagaaaaatgaaagtaagGATAGTAGTAAAGATGGAGCAGCAAAGGAAAGTTCTGGGGTCTCATCAAGTGTAAGCTCAGGCATCGGCACAAGTTGCATTAGAGAATCGAgtagagaagcagaggagagtgCCATATCAGGTGATAGCTCAAGCGTCACCTCATCCTCACAGACAGTTCCTAATAGTGGTGAccagcaaaataaacaaacaactaaCAACAGCGGGGGTAGCAAGAGAACTTCAGGGATATTTGAAACGTTATCTCAGGCAGACACTAAGCTggaggaaaagcagaaaaataCAGGCTTAGAGTCGGGTAACACTGATATTTCTATCAACAGTCAGCAGCAACATtcaaatattaatagcaatgatatggGGGCATATGTAAACTTATCACTTGGCAGCTCAGATAAGAATTTAAATGTAGAGAATAAACAACGAAAAGTATCCACAGGCTCAGTATCATCAGACTACATGAATGTATCTCCAATGTCAGTATGTAAGACACCTGAGGCTCCATCTGACCCTCAGCAACCGCGTGAGTATGTGAACATGTGCCCAGGAGGTCGCCCAGAGCCACACAGCACCTCTCTGATTCCACCACAGCCTGCACCTATGCCAGGCACGGTTTCCCCTAAGAGGAAAACCAGTCTTACATCGAAGGGTGAATCTAGTGAAAAAAGTAGTCCCAGTTTAGGATATGGGGGTTCTAGAGATCAGAATCGTCGTGACAGTAAGCGGTTAAGCGGCAGTAATTATGGAGAAGAGAACGATGGTGGTAGTGGGGAAAGTGGGTATTTGTTAATGACCCCTGGACAAACCCCGCCGAAACCTGTTTCTCCTCGCACAGTAACTCGTCGACCAGACATTCCCTCAGCTCTCCTTGGTGGCCGTCCTGATGCCAGCCTCACTGCCACCTTGGAGCGGCTAAACTTAGGCAGCTCTGGAGGTAGTGCCACGAGTGAAAGATGTCGGAGTCACAGTGGCCCAGGTGCCCCTGAGAGTTCTGCAGTAGGTGGCGAGGTGCGGGTAAAAAAACAATTGTCAGAACCAAGAGCTGGGTCAGGGAGCCAAGGGAGTAGTGGTCGGGCAGCATCAGCATGCTCATCACCTGTGTCATATTCACCGCCCACATCTCCGACCCTAAGAGGTTCTGTATCATCTATGTCATCGTTAAGTGAAGGTGGTCTTTCTTCAGCATCTTCCACCTGCACTGTGGTTAATGTGGGTGTTGGACGGCGGGAGAGTGGGCTTGGGGGGTCAGGCCGGGCCCAGGAGACGCCGGTTGATTCTGCATCCCACGCTagtgtctcctcttcctcttccagtcAGCAGTCGACTTCAACAGCTAGCAGTGGCTGCAGCATTGGAGACAGTGGACTAAATTATGTCTCGTTGGATTTAGCTCCAGCTCGTTGTGAGGGCGTGATGCCTTCACCGCTAGCTGCCCGCCGGTCTACAAGTGGGGCTGGAGTTCCTCATACTGTGTGTCTCCAAGAACCTGCGGTTGGGGAGGAAGACGAACCCCTCAGTTATGCTCAAATAGACTTCACCAAGAGTGAGGGTTTGCGTACTACCTCCCTTACCCGCGACAAACGACACTAA